One window of Pyxicephalus adspersus chromosome 4, UCB_Pads_2.0, whole genome shotgun sequence genomic DNA carries:
- the AMMECR1L gene encoding AMMECR1-like protein isoform X2 — protein MADSGLTAGKDRNRNQHRVRVWMVCHSMGKRRCVSTAENKPSSGCCGVKKPKLCPSPAGSTQQTPAPHNCQPPEDKTVGPGALTPLSRPNGTTSSREQLVVTAEMGCYCFDVLYCHLHGFPQPRLPRFTNDPYPLFVTWKAGRDKRLRGCIGTFSAMNLHSGLREYTLTSALKDSRFPPLTREELPKLSCSVSLLTNFEDVCDFLDWEVGVHGIRIEFLNEKGVKRTATYLPEVAKEQDWDQIQTIDSLLRKGGFKAPITNEFRKSIKLTRYRSEKVTISYTEYMASRQPAQQNGTVHAPPHYTHYS, from the exons GGTGTGTCACAGCATGGGGAAGAGACGCTGTGTATCGACTGCAGAGAACAAGCCATCTTCAGGCTGCTGCGGAGTGAAGAAACCCAAATTGTGTCCTTCTCCAGCAGGCAGTACCCAGCAGACCCCAGCTCCTCATAACTGCCAGCCTCCTGAGGACAAGACGGTGGGCCCAGGTGCCCTCACCCCACTCTCCCGTCCCAACGGGACCACAAGTAGCAGGGAGCAGTTGGTGGTGACAGCTGAAATGGGCTGCTACTGCTTTGATGTTCTGTATTGTCACCTGCATGGCTTTCCACAGCCACGGCTGCCACGATTCACTAATGACCCCTA TCCATTGTTTGTTACATGGAAAGCTGGACGTGACAAACGTCTTCGTGGCTGTATTGGGACCTTTTCGGCCATGAATCTACACTCAGGTCTCAGGGAATACACCTTAACCAG TGCTCTTAAGGACAGCCGCTTTCCTCCACTAACTCGCGAGGAACTTCCTAAGCTGTCCTGTTCCGTGTCTCTACTCACCAATTTTGAGGATGTATGCGACTTTCTAGATTGGGAG GTTGGAGTCCATGGGATCCGGATTGAGTTTCTAAATGAGAAAGGAGTAAAACGCACAGCCACCTATCTGCCAGAAGTAGCCAAGGAACAAG ACTGGGATCAGATTCAGACAATAGACTCTCTCCTCAGGAAAGGTGGCTTTAAAGCTCCTATTACTAATGAGTTTAGGAAAAGCATCAAACTCACAAG GTATCGAAGTGAGAAGGTGACAATCAGTTACACGGAATACATGGCCTCTCGCCAACCAGCACAGCAAAATGGCACTGTGCATGCACCGCCTCATTATACGCATTACTCCTGA
- the AMMECR1L gene encoding AMMECR1-like protein isoform X3, with amino-acid sequence MGKRRCVSTAENKPSSGCCGVKKPKLCPSPAGSTQQTPAPHNCQPPEDKTVGPGALTPLSRPNGTTSSREQLVVTAEMGCYCFDVLYCHLHGFPQPRLPRFTNDPYPLFVTWKAGRDKRLRGCIGTFSAMNLHSGLREYTLTSALKDSRFPPLTREELPKLSCSVSLLTNFEDVCDFLDWEVGVHGIRIEFLNEKGVKRTATYLPEVAKEQDWDQIQTIDSLLRKGGFKAPITNEFRKSIKLTRYRSEKVTISYTEYMASRQPAQQNGTVHAPPHYTHYS; translated from the exons ATGGGGAAGAGACGCTGTGTATCGACTGCAGAGAACAAGCCATCTTCAGGCTGCTGCGGAGTGAAGAAACCCAAATTGTGTCCTTCTCCAGCAGGCAGTACCCAGCAGACCCCAGCTCCTCATAACTGCCAGCCTCCTGAGGACAAGACGGTGGGCCCAGGTGCCCTCACCCCACTCTCCCGTCCCAACGGGACCACAAGTAGCAGGGAGCAGTTGGTGGTGACAGCTGAAATGGGCTGCTACTGCTTTGATGTTCTGTATTGTCACCTGCATGGCTTTCCACAGCCACGGCTGCCACGATTCACTAATGACCCCTA TCCATTGTTTGTTACATGGAAAGCTGGACGTGACAAACGTCTTCGTGGCTGTATTGGGACCTTTTCGGCCATGAATCTACACTCAGGTCTCAGGGAATACACCTTAACCAG TGCTCTTAAGGACAGCCGCTTTCCTCCACTAACTCGCGAGGAACTTCCTAAGCTGTCCTGTTCCGTGTCTCTACTCACCAATTTTGAGGATGTATGCGACTTTCTAGATTGGGAG GTTGGAGTCCATGGGATCCGGATTGAGTTTCTAAATGAGAAAGGAGTAAAACGCACAGCCACCTATCTGCCAGAAGTAGCCAAGGAACAAG ACTGGGATCAGATTCAGACAATAGACTCTCTCCTCAGGAAAGGTGGCTTTAAAGCTCCTATTACTAATGAGTTTAGGAAAAGCATCAAACTCACAAG GTATCGAAGTGAGAAGGTGACAATCAGTTACACGGAATACATGGCCTCTCGCCAACCAGCACAGCAAAATGGCACTGTGCATGCACCGCCTCATTATACGCATTACTCCTGA